Proteins co-encoded in one Kribbella qitaiheensis genomic window:
- a CDS encoding bifunctional GNAT family N-acetyltransferase/acetate--CoA ligase family protein, producing the protein MSGKLKALTGIHPETAVAGWDALASDGSVVHLRPIRPDDESTLKELNHRLSDRSIYLRFFAMDRVSADQQAHHLAEADPLQGTVALVAELKGAVVGVASYEPMRADEAEMAFLVDDAVHGRGIGTLLLEQLAAVARERGVRRLHADTLADNGPMLRVFLQSGFQQVRTFDSGVVELSMDTAYATHTLDKMTERERGAEDRSLKPLLAPGSVAVIGAGRSPGGVGHEVLTNLTRGDFAGLLFAVNPKADRIGEVACYPSIAAVPGPVDLAVIAVPAGQVLAVVEECGLAGVGGAVILSSGFSELGADGRTVQEELLRVARRHSLRLIGPNCLGVVNTAPGVRLNATFAEIPPLSGSLALAAQSGAVGIAVLDHASKAGLGISEFVSLGNKVDVSGNDLLLHWLDDPRTDVIGLYLESFGNPRKFGRLARLVGRTKPVLVVKGGRSAGGRRAGASHTAAAATPDTAVDALFAQCGVLRMETLEELVDTARVLSGRPLPRGRRLAIVGNAGGAGVLAADAAGALNIDVPEFGPATSEELRELTGAVGAANPVDLGAAATALTLESALRVIIAGGEADAVLVNYAVTRAGDVDEAYAAIARATAGATVPVLVNCLGAADAAPQVVLPDGSKLPVFPFPEAAVRALAQAMRYAEWLSRPLGIEPVVGGVDLGDARRVVQHYLASNPEGGWLDPQRAEHLMLCAGIPVVPALAVSGLEAAVDAAARVGYPVVLKTGAPDVVHKTDVGGVRLGIADAVELEQAYREQTAALGDPRVVVQAMAAKGIELVAGLVRDPLFGPVLMAGSGGVLTDLLADRRWAGLPLTDLDAAELLRSLRCAPLLAGYRGATAADEPAVLDVLHRIAWLAKALPEIAELDINPLIATPSGAFAVDVKLRLTPAAVEPNWQSRNLR; encoded by the coding sequence ATGTCCGGCAAGTTGAAGGCGCTGACCGGAATCCACCCGGAGACCGCGGTGGCCGGGTGGGACGCGCTTGCTTCCGACGGGTCCGTCGTTCACCTGCGGCCTATCCGACCTGACGACGAGTCGACGTTGAAGGAGCTGAACCACCGCTTGTCGGACCGCTCGATCTACCTGCGGTTCTTCGCGATGGATCGGGTCTCGGCCGATCAGCAGGCGCATCACCTGGCCGAGGCTGACCCGCTGCAAGGGACGGTGGCCCTGGTGGCCGAGCTCAAGGGCGCGGTGGTTGGGGTCGCCAGCTACGAACCGATGCGCGCCGACGAGGCCGAGATGGCCTTTCTGGTCGACGACGCGGTTCACGGCCGGGGGATCGGCACGCTCCTGCTGGAGCAGCTCGCGGCCGTCGCCCGTGAGCGCGGCGTACGGCGATTGCATGCCGACACGCTGGCTGACAACGGGCCGATGCTGCGGGTCTTCCTGCAGTCCGGATTCCAGCAGGTGCGCACGTTCGACAGCGGAGTGGTGGAACTGTCGATGGACACCGCCTACGCCACGCACACGCTGGACAAGATGACGGAGCGGGAACGCGGGGCCGAGGATCGATCGCTGAAACCGCTGCTCGCACCGGGCAGTGTGGCCGTGATCGGCGCCGGGCGGTCGCCGGGTGGCGTCGGCCACGAGGTGCTGACGAATCTCACCCGCGGGGACTTCGCCGGACTGCTGTTCGCGGTGAACCCGAAGGCCGACCGGATCGGGGAGGTCGCTTGCTACCCGTCGATCGCGGCGGTTCCGGGGCCGGTGGACCTGGCCGTGATCGCGGTTCCGGCCGGCCAGGTGCTGGCCGTGGTCGAGGAGTGCGGGCTGGCCGGTGTGGGCGGTGCCGTGATCCTCAGTTCCGGATTCTCCGAGCTCGGTGCCGACGGCCGGACCGTACAGGAAGAGCTTCTGCGCGTGGCGCGCCGGCACAGTTTGCGGCTGATCGGGCCGAACTGCCTGGGTGTCGTCAACACGGCACCCGGCGTACGGCTGAATGCGACGTTCGCCGAGATCCCGCCGCTGTCGGGATCGCTCGCGCTGGCCGCCCAGTCGGGCGCCGTCGGCATCGCCGTGCTGGATCATGCGAGCAAGGCCGGTCTGGGTATCTCCGAGTTCGTTTCCCTGGGCAACAAGGTAGATGTCAGCGGCAACGATCTGCTCCTGCACTGGCTGGATGATCCGCGCACGGACGTGATCGGTCTTTACCTCGAGTCGTTCGGCAACCCCCGGAAGTTCGGCCGGCTCGCGCGGCTGGTCGGACGGACGAAGCCTGTCCTGGTGGTGAAGGGTGGTAGGTCGGCGGGCGGCCGCCGCGCAGGTGCGTCGCACACCGCCGCCGCAGCGACCCCGGACACCGCGGTCGATGCGCTGTTCGCGCAGTGCGGCGTACTGCGGATGGAAACACTGGAGGAACTCGTCGATACCGCGCGGGTTCTGTCCGGGCGTCCGTTGCCGCGCGGCAGGCGGCTGGCGATCGTCGGGAATGCCGGCGGTGCCGGAGTACTGGCCGCTGACGCCGCCGGCGCGCTGAACATCGACGTACCGGAGTTCGGCCCGGCGACCTCGGAGGAGCTGCGAGAGCTGACCGGTGCGGTGGGTGCGGCCAATCCGGTTGATCTGGGCGCGGCCGCGACGGCGCTGACGCTGGAGTCCGCGCTTCGCGTCATCATCGCCGGCGGCGAGGCCGACGCGGTGCTCGTCAACTATGCGGTCACCCGCGCCGGCGATGTCGACGAGGCGTACGCCGCGATTGCGCGCGCCACCGCCGGAGCGACCGTTCCGGTGCTGGTGAACTGCCTCGGTGCCGCGGATGCCGCCCCACAGGTGGTTCTTCCCGACGGGTCCAAGCTGCCCGTGTTCCCGTTTCCCGAAGCGGCCGTGCGGGCGCTCGCGCAAGCGATGCGGTACGCCGAATGGCTGTCCCGCCCGTTGGGGATCGAACCTGTTGTCGGCGGAGTCGATCTGGGCGATGCCCGACGAGTTGTGCAGCACTATCTTGCCTCGAACCCCGAAGGTGGCTGGCTCGATCCACAGCGAGCCGAGCATCTGATGCTCTGCGCTGGGATCCCCGTCGTCCCGGCGCTGGCCGTGTCAGGTCTCGAGGCAGCCGTCGACGCGGCGGCGCGGGTGGGTTATCCCGTCGTACTGAAGACCGGGGCACCAGACGTCGTACACAAGACGGACGTGGGTGGCGTCCGGCTGGGCATCGCAGACGCCGTCGAACTCGAGCAAGCGTATCGCGAGCAGACCGCAGCACTCGGCGATCCACGAGTGGTCGTCCAGGCAATGGCTGCCAAGGGGATCGAGTTGGTCGCCGGGCTGGTGCGGGATCCGCTGTTCGGTCCGGTGCTGATGGCCGGGAGCGGCGGCGTACTGACGGATCTTCTCGCCGACCGTCGGTGGGCGGGTCTGCCGCTGACGGACCTGGATGCGGCGGAGCTGCTGCGTTCATTGCGCTGCGCACCTTTGCTGGCCGGCTACCGCGGCGCGACCGCCGCCGACGAGCCCGCGGTACTGGATGTACTGCACCGGATCGCCTGGTTGGCAAAGGCCTTGCCGGAGATCGCGGAACTCGACATCAACCCGCTGATCGCCACCCCGTCCGGAGCCTTCGCCGTCGACGTGAAGCTGCGGCTGACCCCAGCGGCAGTCGAGCCCAACTGGCAATCCCGCAACCTGCGCTGA
- a CDS encoding sensor histidine kinase, producing the protein MGAGPDDQRSSWDEGTLEFTGLSRVRLDALLQELLGRVDEIMDSQERLRALLDAVVGIGTDLDLTSTLDRIVSAACELAGAQYGALGVVGHDGKRLVRFITRGVTKEQIAAIGPYPEGHGILGLLIDHQEPLRLTDLADHPRSFGFPANHPPMRSFLGVPIRTRDHAFGNLYLTEKTDGADFTGDDERAVTALAAAAGVVIDNARLYADTERRRRWHEVTTEITQLMLADFEPQQALHLIATRAREVSDSTLGAVLLQEHGELVIEAIDGPPEFAQYLGQRLAADRPLLAEVLAGNKQVVIEDIGRLAKETGALPEFPEFENLGRTILAPLPTGSSSTGGILMVSAERGAVLGVTAGTDLLQMFANQATLALDRAQAQRNQSMLAVLEDRDRIARDLHDLVIQRLFATGLQLQGMHRIVTPEVQQRIGRAVEDIDATIRNLRAAIFELHQEPGRKSLRSDVQALVDEYAGPLGFRPHLVCSGPIDSVVPAVVRPQILAAVRESLSNVVRHAQATAVTVELIATGADVTARISDDGIGISSTEHRSGLRNLEERAAALGGAIQLGSNHPHGTVLELRAPYVAD; encoded by the coding sequence ATGGGTGCGGGTCCGGACGACCAGCGAAGTTCCTGGGACGAAGGCACGCTGGAGTTCACCGGCCTGTCCCGGGTCCGTCTCGACGCCCTCTTGCAGGAGCTCCTGGGTCGCGTCGACGAGATCATGGACTCTCAGGAGCGGCTCCGGGCGCTGCTCGACGCTGTCGTCGGGATCGGTACCGACCTCGACCTGACCAGCACGCTGGACCGGATCGTCAGTGCCGCTTGTGAGCTGGCAGGAGCCCAGTACGGCGCCCTCGGCGTGGTCGGCCATGACGGCAAACGGCTGGTCCGCTTCATCACCCGCGGCGTGACCAAGGAGCAGATCGCGGCGATCGGCCCCTATCCCGAGGGCCACGGCATCCTCGGTCTGCTGATCGACCACCAGGAACCGCTGCGGCTCACCGACCTGGCCGACCATCCGCGATCGTTCGGGTTCCCGGCGAACCATCCGCCGATGCGCAGCTTCCTCGGCGTACCGATCCGGACCCGTGATCATGCCTTCGGCAACCTCTACCTGACCGAGAAGACCGACGGTGCCGACTTCACCGGCGATGACGAGCGCGCTGTGACCGCGCTCGCCGCGGCGGCAGGGGTGGTGATCGACAACGCCCGGCTGTACGCCGACACCGAACGCCGCCGCCGCTGGCACGAGGTGACCACCGAGATCACCCAGCTGATGCTGGCCGACTTCGAACCGCAGCAGGCACTGCACCTGATCGCGACCCGCGCCCGCGAAGTCTCTGACTCGACCTTGGGAGCGGTCCTGTTGCAGGAACACGGCGAGCTGGTGATCGAGGCCATCGACGGACCGCCCGAGTTCGCCCAGTATCTCGGTCAACGGCTGGCTGCCGACCGCCCGCTGCTTGCCGAGGTGCTGGCAGGCAACAAACAGGTGGTCATCGAGGACATCGGCCGGCTCGCGAAGGAGACCGGGGCGCTGCCCGAATTCCCCGAGTTCGAGAACCTCGGCCGAACGATCCTGGCACCGCTGCCGACCGGCTCCAGCAGTACCGGCGGAATCCTGATGGTCTCAGCGGAGCGCGGTGCGGTGCTCGGCGTCACCGCGGGGACCGATCTGCTGCAGATGTTCGCCAACCAGGCGACGCTGGCGCTGGACCGCGCCCAGGCCCAGCGGAACCAGTCGATGCTGGCGGTTCTCGAGGATCGGGACCGGATCGCGCGCGACCTGCACGACCTGGTCATCCAGCGGCTGTTCGCGACGGGGCTGCAACTGCAGGGGATGCACCGAATCGTCACGCCCGAGGTCCAGCAGCGGATCGGCCGGGCGGTCGAGGACATCGATGCCACCATCCGCAATCTGCGCGCCGCGATCTTCGAGCTGCACCAGGAGCCCGGGCGCAAGTCACTGCGCTCCGACGTACAGGCCCTGGTGGACGAGTACGCCGGCCCGCTCGGGTTCCGGCCGCACCTTGTCTGTTCCGGACCGATCGACAGTGTTGTGCCGGCGGTGGTGCGGCCCCAGATCCTCGCCGCCGTACGCGAGTCGCTGTCGAACGTGGTGCGGCACGCCCAGGCAACCGCGGTCACCGTCGAGCTCATCGCCACCGGCGCGGATGTGACTGCCCGGATCTCCGACGACGGCATCGGGATCAGCTCCACCGAGCACCGCAGCGGTCTACGCAATCTCGAGGAACGCGCGGCGGCACTGGGCGGCGCCATCCAGCTCGGATCCAACCACCCACACGGCACCGTCCTGGAACTGCGCGCCCCGTACGTCGCTGACTAA
- the gap gene encoding type I glyceraldehyde-3-phosphate dehydrogenase, translated as MTVRVGINGFGRIGRDFLRCVLAQETSQVEVVAINDITDTATLANLLQYDSTYGPLRERVGHTAGTISIGAKTLRVTAEREPAALDWKSVGVDIVIESTGRFRTREAAAAHLDAGARKVILSSPGKGVDATLVLGVNEETYDPARHHIISNASCTTNCVAPMVSVLHGAFGIEHALMTTIHSYTNDQVILDSPHKDLRRGRSGAVNLIPTSTGAAKAVGQVIPAMAGKIDGVAVRVPVVDGSLTDLVVELSEPATAEQVNRAFADAASGYLKGLLRYNEDPIVSRDIIGDPSSCIFDAPLTQANGNIVKVFGWYDNEWGYTSRLLDLTELVAEALNSPDGGAS; from the coding sequence ATGACTGTCAGAGTGGGGATCAACGGCTTCGGGCGGATCGGGCGAGACTTCCTGCGGTGTGTCCTGGCGCAGGAGACCAGCCAGGTCGAGGTGGTCGCGATCAACGACATCACCGACACGGCCACGCTGGCGAACCTGCTGCAGTACGACTCGACATACGGGCCCTTGCGGGAGCGGGTCGGGCACACCGCCGGCACCATCAGCATCGGCGCGAAGACGCTGCGGGTGACCGCCGAGCGCGAGCCCGCCGCACTCGACTGGAAGAGCGTCGGCGTCGACATCGTGATCGAGTCGACCGGCCGGTTCCGTACTCGCGAGGCCGCCGCGGCTCACCTGGATGCCGGTGCCCGCAAAGTCATCCTGTCGTCCCCGGGCAAGGGCGTCGACGCGACGCTGGTCCTCGGCGTCAACGAGGAGACCTACGACCCGGCCAGGCACCACATCATCTCCAACGCGTCCTGTACGACGAACTGCGTCGCGCCGATGGTGTCCGTGCTGCACGGTGCCTTCGGGATCGAGCACGCCCTGATGACCACGATCCACAGCTACACCAACGACCAGGTGATCCTGGACTCGCCGCACAAGGATCTTCGCCGTGGCCGGTCCGGTGCGGTGAACCTGATCCCGACGAGTACCGGTGCCGCGAAGGCGGTCGGCCAGGTCATTCCCGCGATGGCAGGCAAGATCGACGGCGTCGCCGTCCGCGTGCCCGTGGTGGACGGTTCGCTGACCGACCTGGTGGTCGAGTTGTCCGAGCCGGCCACGGCCGAGCAGGTCAACCGGGCCTTCGCCGACGCCGCTTCGGGCTACCTCAAGGGTCTGCTGCGCTACAACGAGGACCCGATCGTGTCGCGGGACATCATCGGCGACCCTTCGTCCTGCATCTTCGACGCGCCGCTCACCCAGGCGAACGGCAACATCGTGAAGGTCTTCGGCTGGTACGACAACGAGTGGGGCTACACCAGCCGGCTGCTCGACCTGACCGAACTGGTCGCCGAGGCACTCAACTCACCGGATGGAGGCGCGTCGTGA
- a CDS encoding PEP/pyruvate-binding domain-containing protein, with amino-acid sequence MSDSPYVEWQTAGGRFIITDAAYREFVRAARLRPLIATQLRRLREGADLVAVGAFIRTAFFDAQLPSGLSEAIAYGYGEFGGSEPELAVSCVPAGEPLDEFLTGPQEIFLNVKGDHTLLSACKRCWACAFNDRAIIYREVRGIDHLAVTSLVGVELMTVPAQTTEPVLVSAER; translated from the coding sequence ATGTCCGATTCACCGTACGTCGAATGGCAGACCGCAGGAGGTCGCTTCATCATCACGGACGCCGCGTACCGCGAGTTCGTCCGGGCGGCCCGGCTGCGTCCGCTGATCGCCACCCAGCTCCGGCGGCTTCGCGAAGGCGCGGACCTCGTCGCGGTCGGTGCGTTCATCCGTACCGCGTTCTTCGATGCTCAGCTCCCGTCCGGACTCTCCGAGGCGATCGCGTACGGCTACGGCGAATTCGGCGGCTCCGAGCCCGAGCTGGCGGTGAGTTGCGTGCCGGCCGGCGAACCGCTCGACGAATTCCTCACCGGTCCGCAGGAGATCTTCCTCAACGTCAAGGGCGACCACACCCTGCTGTCGGCCTGCAAACGGTGCTGGGCCTGCGCTTTCAACGATCGGGCGATCATCTACCGCGAGGTCCGGGGGATCGATCACCTGGCGGTCACCTCGCTGGTCGGTGTCGAGTTGATGACGGTCCCCGCCCAGACCACCGAGCCCGTCCTGGTCAGTGCCGAGAGGTGA
- a CDS encoding universal stress protein, which produces MVVEVEGTVEGLRVVDYACEEAMRAGVSLVLARPYSAQAPFSPMMPLYAPSSPADLADAELRVAVAHVRQRVGESLPVTAVSSAGSRTAVLSRLARNARLLVVGRVEVRVPFRFFTTPTAVGLAVRAGCPVVVVPKTWKPSMTDRTIAVGVDGTALSWEAVGFAFRTAAEREARLITLHAEQVLLRWTLTDDDGGDTWVARADLTLAETLAGWAEQYPEVTVTRMVTADPVVTALAREGRAVGLLVLGVHGAASSGTDRVAQRVVATADCPVALVPHEVSDAEYAAHQTDDETLVFSSQ; this is translated from the coding sequence GTGGTTGTCGAGGTCGAAGGCACAGTCGAAGGCCTGCGCGTTGTCGACTACGCCTGCGAGGAAGCGATGCGGGCCGGCGTCAGCCTGGTGCTCGCCCGCCCGTACTCCGCGCAGGCGCCCTTCTCGCCGATGATGCCGCTCTACGCCCCGAGCTCGCCGGCTGACCTGGCCGATGCGGAGCTCCGGGTGGCGGTGGCCCACGTGCGACAGCGGGTCGGAGAGTCGTTGCCGGTCACCGCGGTCTCCAGTGCAGGATCGCGGACGGCCGTGCTGTCCCGGCTCGCCCGCAACGCCCGGCTGCTGGTGGTCGGCCGGGTCGAGGTCCGGGTGCCGTTCCGCTTCTTCACCACGCCGACCGCGGTCGGTCTGGCTGTCCGCGCAGGCTGCCCGGTCGTCGTCGTACCGAAGACCTGGAAGCCGTCGATGACCGATCGCACCATCGCGGTCGGTGTGGACGGTACCGCGCTGTCCTGGGAGGCCGTCGGTTTCGCCTTCCGTACTGCGGCCGAGCGCGAGGCGAGGCTGATCACGCTGCACGCCGAGCAGGTCCTGCTTCGCTGGACACTCACCGATGACGATGGCGGCGACACCTGGGTAGCCCGGGCCGATCTGACCCTCGCCGAGACCCTCGCGGGGTGGGCCGAGCAATACCCCGAGGTCACCGTGACACGGATGGTGACCGCCGATCCTGTCGTCACCGCTCTGGCCCGGGAAGGCCGGGCAGTCGGACTGCTCGTGCTGGGAGTGCATGGCGCCGCCTCGTCGGGAACCGATCGCGTGGCGCAGCGGGTGGTCGCGACGGCCGACTGTCCGGTCGCGTTGGTCCCACACGAGGTCAGCGATGCCGAGTACGCGGCCCACCAGACCGACGACGAGACTCTCGTCTTCTCTAGCCAGTGA
- the cydC gene encoding thiol reductant ABC exporter subunit CydC — protein sequence MTSARWLLRIARPEMWRLVAAAVLGSLALGCSIGLMATSGWLISRAAGQPPVLYLTVAIVAVRAFGIGRGALRYAERLVGHDAAFRVLARTRVQAWLDLDRAAPAGLGKLRSGDVLANLVGDVEAVQDLLVRAILPIAVALITGTATVVLLGALLPAAGAVLLIGLLIAGVAAPVVTLSVAGRAERRLAPARAALANPVHELLTGAPDLIAYGAAEAVLGRIAVHDRRLTSLARRSAIGAGAGSAVGGIALALTVVGELLVGIQALRAGQLAGVQLAVLALTPLAAFELTTALPTAVRHLVRGLRAVDRLRALERLPAPSVAWGNKDVIGHTLKILGADARWPGAPRPTVQDISLCLQPGRRIAVVGESGAGKSTLIAALAGFLATERGAVTYGGIPLDELDENAFRRQVVVCAQDDHLFDSTIRNNLLVGKPDATDVELMDALHQARLGAWVDRQPHGLETTVGERAGQLSGGERQRLALARALLADPAVLLLDEPTAHLDEPTAAELTRDILAATRGRATLLVTHRRTDLDELDEVIVLADGKVLRRGPIAVVG from the coding sequence GTGACCTCCGCCCGTTGGCTGCTACGGATCGCGCGGCCTGAAATGTGGCGGCTGGTCGCCGCCGCAGTACTGGGATCGTTGGCCCTCGGCTGCTCCATCGGCCTGATGGCGACCTCGGGCTGGCTGATCTCACGAGCCGCCGGGCAACCGCCCGTGCTCTACCTCACCGTCGCCATCGTCGCCGTTCGCGCGTTCGGCATCGGCCGCGGCGCCCTCCGGTACGCCGAGCGCCTGGTCGGCCACGATGCCGCCTTCCGGGTCCTCGCCCGGACCCGCGTGCAAGCCTGGCTCGACCTCGACCGGGCCGCGCCCGCCGGACTCGGCAAGCTCCGCTCCGGCGATGTGCTGGCGAATCTGGTCGGCGATGTCGAAGCGGTCCAGGATCTCCTGGTCCGCGCCATCCTGCCGATCGCTGTCGCCCTGATCACCGGTACTGCGACCGTGGTGTTGCTCGGGGCACTGCTCCCGGCCGCCGGTGCCGTCCTGCTCATCGGCTTGCTCATAGCGGGCGTAGCCGCGCCCGTGGTCACCCTGTCCGTTGCGGGCCGGGCCGAACGCAGGCTCGCACCCGCACGGGCGGCCCTCGCGAACCCGGTCCACGAACTGCTGACCGGTGCGCCCGACTTGATCGCCTACGGCGCGGCCGAGGCGGTGCTCGGGCGAATCGCGGTTCATGATCGCAGATTGACCTCCCTGGCCCGCCGGTCCGCCATTGGCGCCGGAGCCGGCTCAGCAGTCGGCGGCATCGCGTTGGCGTTGACGGTGGTCGGCGAGCTGCTCGTCGGGATCCAGGCTCTCCGCGCCGGACAGTTGGCCGGCGTACAGCTTGCTGTCCTGGCGCTGACCCCATTGGCGGCCTTCGAGCTGACCACTGCGTTGCCCACCGCCGTTCGGCATCTCGTCCGGGGCCTGCGCGCGGTCGACCGGCTCCGTGCTCTGGAGCGGCTGCCTGCTCCTTCAGTTGCTTGGGGCAACAAAGACGTCATCGGCCATACCTTGAAGATCCTCGGCGCGGATGCCCGCTGGCCAGGAGCTCCACGGCCGACCGTGCAGGACATCAGCCTGTGCCTCCAACCCGGCCGCCGGATCGCGGTGGTCGGCGAGAGCGGCGCAGGCAAGAGCACCCTGATCGCCGCCCTGGCGGGCTTCCTGGCCACCGAACGCGGCGCGGTCACGTACGGCGGGATTCCGCTGGACGAACTCGACGAGAACGCCTTCCGCCGCCAGGTCGTCGTCTGCGCACAAGACGATCACCTCTTCGACAGCACCATCCGCAACAACCTGCTCGTCGGCAAACCCGACGCCACCGACGTCGAGCTGATGGACGCACTCCACCAGGCCCGCCTCGGAGCCTGGGTCGACCGTCAGCCCCACGGCCTCGAGACCACCGTCGGCGAACGGGCCGGCCAACTCTCCGGCGGCGAACGCCAACGGCTGGCTCTGGCCCGAGCCCTGCTCGCCGACCCGGCGGTCCTGCTCCTGGACGAACCCACCGCCCACCTCGACGAGCCCACCGCCGCCGAACTCACCCGCGACATCCTCGCCGCGACCCGCGGCCGCGCCACCCTGCTCGTCACCCACCGCCGGACAGACCTGGACGAGCTCGACGAAGTCATCGTCCTCGCCGACGGCAAAGTACTCCGCCGCGGGCCGATCGCCGTCGTCGGCTGA
- a CDS encoding nitroreductase family protein → MHDDQLSMKQIDVLLSAAVAAPSMHNTQPLRLEVNGRAMDRAADQLTAGLALQHVLLTATREGFKASFLNQPLEFDDLRCAVQRATGIPGFAQMVTRFGYSTVKATTPRRPVETFVR, encoded by the coding sequence ATGCATGACGACCAGCTGTCGATGAAGCAGATCGACGTACTACTCAGTGCGGCCGTGGCGGCGCCGAGCATGCACAACACGCAGCCCTTGCGCCTCGAGGTGAACGGCCGCGCGATGGATCGCGCGGCCGATCAGTTGACCGCGGGCCTCGCCCTGCAACACGTCCTGCTCACCGCGACCCGCGAAGGTTTCAAGGCGTCCTTCCTCAACCAGCCGCTCGAATTCGACGACCTGCGATGCGCGGTTCAGCGCGCCACCGGGATCCCCGGCTTCGCCCAGATGGTGACCCGCTTCGGCTACAGCACCGTGAAGGCGACAACTCCCCGGCGCCCCGTCGAGACCTTCGTCCGCTAG
- a CDS encoding universal stress protein: MPTQSRPFLVAGVDGSRAGLLALDWAADQAARRNWLLKAIHVIEQPGSDDTLMHDEATAELARLGCTDGQLESRSGRPAEILLEESREARLLVIGRRDGGGFAELTAWSTSQICTALARTSLVVVPDSWQPDRSEEGLIVVGVDGSPSGQSALGFAFEAAAERDAELVLVHVPSDPGPQLPLGLRANPERAPWHQDAQRVLREALAGWPEKYPEVVFRSNFRPGHPVEVLAQHSEYADLMVVGGVERSHFTPLRLGSVSRGLLHHTRCPLAIVHQEP, translated from the coding sequence GTGCCCACACAATCCCGCCCGTTCCTGGTTGCCGGTGTCGACGGATCCCGGGCCGGCCTGCTGGCGCTCGACTGGGCCGCCGATCAGGCCGCGCGGCGCAACTGGTTGCTCAAGGCAATCCACGTGATCGAGCAGCCCGGCTCCGACGACACGCTGATGCACGACGAGGCCACCGCCGAGCTGGCCCGGTTGGGCTGCACCGACGGTCAGCTGGAGAGCCGGTCAGGGCGTCCCGCGGAAATTCTTCTCGAGGAGTCTCGCGAGGCGCGACTGCTCGTGATCGGCCGGCGCGACGGCGGTGGTTTCGCCGAGCTCACGGCCTGGTCCACCTCACAGATCTGTACTGCGCTCGCTCGTACCTCGCTGGTCGTCGTACCGGACAGCTGGCAGCCGGATCGCAGCGAGGAGGGACTGATCGTCGTCGGAGTGGACGGCTCGCCTTCCGGCCAGAGCGCGCTGGGATTCGCCTTCGAGGCCGCCGCCGAGCGGGACGCCGAACTGGTGCTCGTCCATGTTCCCTCCGACCCCGGCCCACAGTTGCCGCTCGGGCTGCGGGCGAATCCGGAGCGCGCACCGTGGCACCAGGACGCGCAACGGGTCCTGCGTGAGGCGCTGGCCGGCTGGCCCGAGAAATACCCGGAGGTCGTGTTCCGGAGCAACTTCCGCCCCGGGCATCCGGTGGAGGTGCTCGCACAGCATTCCGAATACGCCGACCTGATGGTCGTGGGCGGCGTTGAGCGATCGCACTTCACGCCCTTGCGGCTGGGCTCGGTGTCTCGCGGCCTGCTGCACCACACGCGTTGTCCGCTGGCGATCGTCCACCAGGAGCCGTGA